The following are encoded together in the Candidatus Tumulicola sp. genome:
- the rpmA gene encoding 50S ribosomal protein L27: MWHFDLQLFASKKGAGSTRNGRDSNAQRLGVKRFGGEAVIAGNILVRQRGTRFYPGNNVGIGRDHTLFALIDGTVEFSERRNHKQINVRPPA, translated from the coding sequence ATGTGGCATTTTGATCTTCAGCTTTTCGCCTCGAAAAAGGGCGCCGGCTCTACCCGCAACGGTCGCGATTCGAACGCCCAGCGTTTGGGCGTCAAGCGCTTCGGCGGCGAAGCCGTGATCGCCGGCAACATTTTGGTCCGCCAGCGCGGCACCCGTTTCTACCCCGGGAACAACGTGGGAATTGGACGCGATCACACGCTTTTCGCGCTGATCGACGGAACCGTCGAATTCTCCGAACGCCGTAATCACAAGCAAATCAACGTCCGCCCGCCGGCCTGA
- the obgE gene encoding GTPase ObgE: MQFIDEAEVAIAAGDGGNGVVAWRREKYVPKGGPAGGDGGHGGSVVLRATPELSTLLEFRFKRGFAATAGKAGSTSNKSGRSGPDLTIDVPVGTLVYRTLEGQSETLLADLNVAGAEIRVARGGRGGLGNQHFANSVRQAPEFAERGEPGERCTVRLELRLLADCGVIGVPNAGKSTLLSAVSAARPKIADYPFTTIEPQLGVVRVSDEASFVMVDVPGLIEGAHEGAGLGDRFLRHIERTRVLLHLLDGAKPLDEIVHDKVTIERELAAWNPALADKPVVLALNKIDLPDAQERYVELQQRFGEVRGISAATGAGVSELVYALWGDIQRAPVPEIVTPPAQISLRPAEAFLIERGRDGAFELGGERIERLAAMTNFDSDESLARFERQLERMGVEKKLREMGAVEGDTVRVGTYEFTYS, encoded by the coding sequence ATGCAGTTTATCGATGAAGCCGAGGTGGCGATCGCGGCCGGCGACGGTGGAAATGGTGTCGTCGCGTGGCGCCGCGAGAAATACGTCCCCAAGGGCGGGCCGGCGGGCGGCGACGGCGGCCACGGCGGCAGCGTTGTGCTGCGAGCCACGCCCGAACTGTCGACATTGCTCGAGTTTCGCTTCAAGCGCGGCTTTGCGGCGACTGCCGGCAAGGCCGGCTCTACCTCGAACAAATCGGGACGCAGTGGTCCGGATTTAACGATCGACGTGCCGGTCGGTACGCTCGTGTATCGCACGCTCGAAGGGCAGTCCGAAACGCTATTGGCGGACTTGAACGTCGCCGGCGCAGAAATTCGCGTCGCGCGTGGCGGCCGAGGCGGATTGGGCAACCAGCATTTTGCCAACAGCGTGCGTCAAGCGCCGGAATTTGCCGAACGGGGCGAGCCGGGCGAACGCTGCACCGTGCGACTTGAGTTGCGTTTGCTGGCCGATTGCGGCGTCATCGGCGTGCCGAACGCCGGTAAGTCGACGCTGTTGTCGGCGGTATCGGCCGCGCGTCCTAAGATTGCCGATTACCCGTTTACCACCATCGAACCGCAACTGGGCGTCGTGCGCGTTTCCGACGAGGCGTCGTTCGTAATGGTCGACGTTCCGGGTTTGATCGAAGGCGCGCACGAAGGCGCAGGTTTGGGCGATCGTTTTTTGCGCCACATCGAGCGAACCCGCGTGTTGCTCCATCTGCTCGACGGCGCAAAGCCGCTCGACGAAATAGTGCACGACAAAGTCACGATCGAACGCGAGTTGGCCGCGTGGAACCCCGCGTTGGCAGACAAGCCGGTCGTGCTCGCGCTCAACAAGATCGATCTCCCGGACGCGCAAGAACGCTACGTCGAATTGCAGCAGCGCTTTGGCGAGGTTCGTGGAATAAGCGCCGCGACCGGAGCCGGCGTTTCCGAATTGGTCTACGCGTTATGGGGCGATATCCAGCGCGCACCGGTTCCCGAAATCGTGACGCCGCCGGCGCAGATCTCGTTGCGTCCGGCCGAGGCGTTCTTGATCGAACGCGGGCGCGACGGTGCGTTCGAACTCGGCGGCGAACGCATCGAGCGCCTCGCCGCGATGACCAACTTCGATTCGGATGAATCGCTGGCGCGCTTCGAGCGGCAGCTCGAACGTATGGGCGTCGAGAAAAAATTGCGCGAGATGGGTGCGGTCGAAGGGGATACGGTGCGCGTGGGAACGTACGAGTTTACCTACTCGTGA
- the nadD gene encoding nicotinate (nicotinamide) nucleotide adenylyltransferase, which yields MRIGIFGGTFDPVHNAHLFLAEAARLMERLDRVLFVPANNQQYRERSQISAEHRCAMILGAIAGNPAFGLDDSDVIDGATGFTADLLPRIAQRYPGATLTFVIGADSLVNTPWVRFDEVLEGLERFLIAPRADVRADALGRVLEALPARLRERVSTLNLPEIPVSSSAIRGLLSQGRSVRYLVPDAVWNYIAEHHLYGYDGQA from the coding sequence GTGAGAATTGGGATCTTCGGCGGGACGTTCGATCCCGTCCACAACGCGCATTTGTTCCTGGCTGAAGCGGCTCGTTTGATGGAGCGGCTCGACCGCGTATTGTTCGTGCCCGCCAATAATCAGCAATATCGCGAGCGATCGCAGATCTCGGCCGAACATCGATGTGCGATGATCCTCGGCGCGATTGCCGGAAACCCGGCGTTCGGTTTGGACGATTCCGACGTGATCGATGGCGCGACCGGATTTACGGCCGACCTGCTTCCGCGAATCGCGCAACGCTATCCCGGCGCCACACTCACGTTCGTCATCGGCGCCGATTCGCTGGTGAATACGCCGTGGGTCCGTTTCGACGAAGTACTGGAAGGGCTCGAGCGATTTTTGATCGCGCCGCGTGCGGACGTGCGCGCCGACGCGCTAGGACGCGTGCTCGAAGCGCTACCCGCGCGATTGCGAGAACGCGTCAGCACGCTCAATCTGCCGGAGATCCCGGTCTCGTCGTCGGCGATTCGCGGGCTGCTATCGCAAGGCCGCAGCGTGCGCTATTTGGTGCCCGACGCGGTGTGGAACTATATCGCCGAGCACCACCTGTACGGCTACGATGGGCAAGCTTAG
- a CDS encoding DUF3465 domain-containing protein, which translates to MGKLRVVVVAAVALLGGCASNGSAAPDNAAVCRAFTSGTSHIEVTAQGTVVRAFGVQAGRESPHEGFLMRLSSDCSVIVRVEANVDFTGTFALRPGQAVVVRGEYEYYALGGVIHWTHHDPRGKHAGGFIQVDGHQFG; encoded by the coding sequence ATGGGCAAGCTTAGGGTCGTTGTGGTCGCTGCGGTCGCGCTGCTCGGCGGCTGCGCCTCGAATGGTTCTGCCGCGCCCGACAATGCCGCCGTCTGCCGCGCCTTTACATCGGGAACGTCACACATCGAGGTCACCGCGCAAGGTACGGTTGTGCGCGCGTTCGGTGTCCAGGCGGGCCGCGAAAGCCCGCATGAAGGCTTTTTGATGCGGCTCTCTTCGGACTGTTCCGTCATCGTGCGCGTCGAGGCCAACGTCGACTTCACCGGTACGTTTGCGTTGCGCCCTGGTCAAGCCGTCGTCGTGCGCGGAGAATACGAGTACTACGCGCTTGGCGGAGTCATCCACTGGACCCACCACGACCCCCGCGGGAAACATGCCGGCGGGTTTATCCAGGTCGACGGGCACCAGTTCGGGTAA
- a CDS encoding ABC transporter permease — translation MKSAWDVRGFSAVFYKELRQIMRSPITFFLAIGIPIIQLLLLGYAIQTTVEHVPSVMYRGDRGHAAQAFTDAVNASRTFNVVGYVNSREELRAAIVAGKARVGFDIPENFTADLLAGKHPAIGALIDGSDSAVAQIAYGSAIALGGVPLRAVSLAPRFSLEVRPYVLFNPAMRSADFFVPGLIGMILQNMTIMLTSLAIVGERERGTLDQLLVTPIGSAGLMLGKLLPYAIVAGIDFVAILITMRFVFDVQIVGNLALLAFLSAGFLVTALGLGLLISTFAQTQIQAQLMSIFLLLPSVLLSGAVFERSLMPLTMQIVGLFIPLTYYIDILRGIILRGAGVVQLWPSIALMFGYGILVFALASYRFARTTR, via the coding sequence ATGAAGTCGGCTTGGGACGTCCGCGGCTTCAGCGCGGTTTTTTACAAGGAACTGCGCCAGATCATGCGCAGTCCGATTACGTTTTTCTTAGCCATCGGCATTCCGATCATCCAGCTGCTCTTGCTGGGATACGCCATTCAGACGACGGTCGAACACGTTCCGTCGGTCATGTATCGCGGCGACCGCGGCCACGCCGCGCAAGCCTTTACCGACGCCGTCAACGCGTCGCGGACGTTCAACGTCGTCGGCTACGTCAACAGCCGCGAAGAGCTGCGCGCGGCCATCGTGGCCGGCAAAGCCCGCGTTGGGTTCGACATTCCCGAAAACTTTACGGCCGACTTGCTCGCCGGCAAACATCCGGCCATCGGCGCCCTCATCGACGGCTCGGACTCGGCCGTCGCACAAATTGCGTATGGATCGGCCATCGCGCTGGGCGGCGTTCCGTTGCGCGCGGTCTCGCTGGCGCCGAGATTTTCGCTCGAAGTCCGACCGTACGTGCTCTTTAATCCCGCAATGCGCAGCGCCGACTTTTTCGTACCCGGTCTGATCGGCATGATCTTGCAAAACATGACGATCATGCTCACGTCGTTGGCGATCGTGGGTGAACGCGAACGCGGCACGCTCGATCAGCTGCTGGTCACTCCGATCGGCTCGGCGGGATTGATGCTGGGCAAATTGCTGCCCTACGCGATCGTCGCCGGCATCGATTTCGTGGCGATTTTGATCACGATGCGGTTCGTGTTCGACGTGCAGATCGTCGGCAATTTAGCATTGCTCGCGTTCTTGTCGGCCGGATTTCTGGTAACGGCGCTCGGCCTGGGCCTTCTGATCTCGACGTTCGCGCAGACCCAAATCCAGGCGCAGCTCATGTCGATCTTTCTGCTGCTCCCGTCGGTGCTGCTGTCCGGAGCCGTCTTCGAGCGCTCGCTGATGCCGCTAACCATGCAAATCGTCGGGCTCTTCATCCCGCTCACCTATTACATCGATATTTTACGCGGCATCATTCTACGAGGTGCAGGCGTCGTACAACTCTGGCCCTCGATCGCCCTCATGTTCGGCTACGGCATCCTAGTCTTCGCCCTAGCTAGCTACCGCTTCGCCCGCACAACCCGCTAG